aaaccgtaagaaaacaaatatgATTATGCAggtattatcaaaatacttaagtttattttatgcaaATGTGGTATTAAATGAttacctttttttttatgtccGACACATAAGATACTTTAAAggcatcattattttccaaCTCAAACCGTATATTTTTCGCATTTCCATCAATGtttctaaaaaataaaatttcggtaaatttttgatattGAAATTTATCATAAATAGAACAGGCGaaattactattattataaaactgcataaaaaataagtagaCATATGCAGATTGATGCCCTTATGgtacaattaaaaatattctctCTATATTTTTGCGATAAggataaaagaaataaattactTTAACGACACTATCCTTTCATATTTGTTGAAAGGGGTATAAGATGTAAAGGAAACAATATTCGGTATAGCTTCAAAGTAGGGGCATGTACTATTGTcctttacattatttttttttattatattatcatttttattcttaataAAACCCTCTAATGTTTTTCCTCGATTTTGGATGAATTCACTAGgctttataaaataaaaatcatcatcatcgtcatcaaaattcaaattattattatgctcATACTTTTCCACATTACTCTCATTTTctgataatatattgaaattattcatttcagaaacattaatattaaaaagtgtttagtaaaaaaacatcacaaaataatagtaataaagggaaaaaatataatgcattattattattattatttaatttagaTGTAtcccattttattttaatataagaCAATTATTTTGGGGGAAAAAAGTATTCTATATGCATGTCTAtacttaaatatatataataaaaatatattttttttcattttttaattacgTATgctatacaaaaataaggaatacacatataataaGTAGAAAAGGAAAGGagaaaatagtaaaaaggGAGATAgggaaaattataattttttctacaatgtaataattatagaagtgcttatatttttttttcggtttttataatagacttatttaattttatttttaaaaatttgcaCACTTAATGTATagtaacttttttttttcaatacctaaattaaatattttccatataaCTACAAAACTTTCAATAGCAAAtgttacataaaaaatacattctatatattataataaatagaaataaGATAAAATGGATGAAAAACCATATATACCTATAattgataaattaaataatgaaaagaatccaaacttttatatttgtggAAATGGATACATAGCACCATTAGACATcaaaaacttaaaaaaaatatccaataccgaaaagaaaaatttacaaagaGTCTTTAAAATGATGGATAAAGATAATACAGGGAAAATATCAGCTTGTAATCTTCATGACATTTTGCATAAATACAATTACAAAATTTCTAAggttaatttaataaattgtttttcttaaatatatcatcttttgcactatttttatatattcttaaatagttaatattataaagtaTGGTACAAAAaccaaaaaatgtttttgtATAACCCTTTGTAGtcatgtattatttttatactgttaaactttttttattaatataaaaaaaatcataatatataaaatataattcataaaGAGCGATAGGAAACTTTAAGTTATAAAGTTATTATGATATGTCCATACCTAcattcaatttttataactacctaaatatttacatcATTTTATCGaaagaaaaatacatataatcaTATGCATGCGCATACACACATATGTGttctcatttttatttcattagaGCGAGGTTGAAAGAATGATTTGGGaatttgatgaaaatatggaTAACTGCTTAGATTATGatgaaatttattttttatatttaagatgtgttaatgataaaaaaaaacaaattccAAGTGATTTATACAATATTATTCAGTTTTTTATGTTTGATTATGAAATGAATGGATACATAACTGTTGAAAAAACattacaaatattatatgtacgATTTGGCAGAGAAAAAATGGATTTAGAAGTCCAAGAAATTTTTGGCGATAAATATGAAGATAAATCAGGAGTcgaaaaacaaatttgtttaaaagaatatttagataatgaaaaaaagagGATACGAAAATATaggttaaaaaatatataaaatcaaaataaccaaattacaatattatataatgtatCACTATGCATATGCATTCATTTATACGTGtgcaaatttatatatagatataccCATACCTTGCATCAATAAATgttttcattaattttgtttttttttctgtttgTCTAACGtctttaactttttttttatgcagAAATGAAAATCACAAAAAAGCAggaaaaacataattttgatcattccgtatattaaaaagaaaacgaATATTACCTAATTATTACCATAaaagtatttattttccatttatgcattacatattttttacgcAACTTTATTTGCTTCATAATATGAGTATggtatttataaaaaatataaataaattatgaagctatatattttattacagAATATAGACGTCTGCATAATATAACAGCTTATGTAATTAATTATGcagtttttaatttttttttttactatatatattttgtacataatatatatgattaaaataacttattaaaaataattaattttcaataaaaaaatatgttccattataaatcataattttcaataaactattaatttatttgtatcattttaattataaaatatggtaATACGTTGCTTTAATTCATGgcaaaaatacaaaaaaaatatattatatatataataattattactaCATATATTTACGTTACTTCCGTGATAACtttattacataaaattccatattttcatttccctttttaaaattgttttattttttgttgtaTGTTGGCATAagttaaatttttatatacaccatttaaagaaaacaaatttaatgtaaataatatattatttatttattcgctatttcaaaattacaataaaagttcatactatatatatataatatcattttttgtttatttgttAGTAATtgatattaaattaattacgAAATATTTGCCGTTTTCTTCATCATATGTttagtttatatttttttttcatagatttttaatttataactaTCATTATGCGTATATGCAATTATAATGCTAGTTATGTAATGTAACactaatattatttgatttatagttttttttattttaataaattgaagaaaatatggGAATTGCTGATATAGATAGAGCAAGGGAATATGATTCCGGCATTGTCGGGATATTAATATCTGTTTACATTAGCACAGTATTAGTCTTATTGATTTTACTGGCCTTTTTGTTTGATGTAATAGCtttaattgtatttttccCAATATTGCTATTTAGCAGACGATTTAGATTGGCTATATTTGGTTATTCCTTAAAGTTTTTTATGAGATTAGGTAagataacaaaattaacaaattaatgtaaatataatgaatagTAATAGGGGACTACGTTGTtgacataataatatgaacgTACATATGCATAGTGACgctattaatattatttaaacatCCATATATGTATTGTTGTGCACAAATGCGCCCCTGTAAATGCACAATTTTATACAACacatctttatttttttggtaCAGTTGTTTCAAGGATAAACCCATTTTGGAATATTAAAGTGttaaacaatataaaaaaaggttATAATCCATCAAATGCAATAGTGTTTTCTAATCATTTATCATCACTAGACGCATGGGTCATCAATTATACCtggtataaatataatataaaattcattTGCAAGggatcattatttaaaataccTATTTGTGGGCAATTAATAGCTCTTTCTGATGAAATTCCTATTGTGTTTGGAAAAGGGAGAGGAGGATGGGAAGTAACAAAAGAATCGAAAGAAAAAGCTATGAGATTAGCTAAAGAATATACTGATATGAATTATCCTTTAATGGTATTTCCGGAGGGCACTCGTTCTAATAATGGAAAATTGCAATTGTTTAAAATgggattttttaaatttgcaattgaaaataatctAGAAATAGTACCATGTGCATTACATGGATCAAATCACCTATGGTCATTACgttcaatattatttagaAGGGGAACAGTGTATGTATCCTATGGTGAGCCTTTTCGACCTACCCCAGGAATGACTGTTCCAGAGTTAGCCGAAAAAACcagaaatattatatttgaaatGATTAAAGAGTTCCCAGATTATAATCCATATGTAAGATGAAATAGCTACACGTTATacatcattatatatatttttgtttgtgttattatatttcacGTTTAAATACTATTATTAAGTTTATTTCAAATATCCCAACTTCCAATGTATTATATCCATTTTAATGaatgctatatatatttcctttttttttgtgttatATTTGCAGATTGATCAGTTAGCAACAGAATATTCAGAATCACGAGAGCAGggtaatatataacatattttttgtttatgttTTCTTAAAgttatgcattttttgaGGGGCTATGcccaattttattataaatatacaataataaattttaaacaatttaatgttttatatgaaaagacaatttgatttatattatttttttattgttcccaaacatttaaaaaaacgataGAATAATAACCTAACATTTGGTTATGTGTATgcaaaatatgtttttaaaatatgatttaataaaaaaaacgaaaaagcATTTCGAcatgaataaaaattaattgttCATGCTTTAAATATTAGGCTTAAttaatcattattttttaatattttataaaaaatgtaataaatttgttcCTTTTCGGTTCCTCATATTTTGGAACAAAATACCAAGCAATCATATTGCtatgatttaaataaaacagtggtatattttatttataattttgtataccatttatgaatttttttctatataaaaaaattgtttttatttattattatttatttatttaatcattaagtaaattaaaaaaatcaatagAAAGTTATTGTTAAATTGTAAATCGGTAAAATAcgttttatatgtatacaaaattataaataaaaaaatgatttatgCTTTTTGGCTGAAAATTaagttttaaaattgaGAATACCtgaaaatttttgaaaaaaatgatgaatacGGGTAATACTacaataatacaaatatacataaagtTCTATATGAGCAAATAGAAGATTCTACAAGTGGGCACATTGCCTTAGTACGtctaaatatatgtatgtatttttttaatatgccCATTTTTTGATTACTCAATGgtgatatttataatagttagctatatcaaataaaaaacaccagcattaattaaaattctGTGAAAGaggatataaatttttcaaacactagcaaaacaattttataaaagaatacAAAACAAATGTCGAACGAACTATTTGACGAAgttgaatttataaataaacacttcaattttaaaaacccgaatggaaataaaaaattagacAAAGATGACCAAAATAAAGTTATCCAACTATTAacaatttgtaaaaaaaaaattgaaataaataatgaatataatgaaagCTATCTAAATAACTATATCAAATCATTAAAGATCCTAATATTCTATATACCATTTAATCCTTCAATTAAAGAAATCATAAcggaaaataaaacatatgaaCAATTGTTTTTAGGAAGAAACCTTATCAATAGTTCCTCAAATTtgttaaaagaaaaaagcaATAATATTCATGATTTAAATGGAAATGACACCAAAATATGTGGACAAAGCAAATGCAACAATCCGGTACCATTATATGATCagattaataaatatgaattaatatttttaattaatttaataacccataatgaaaataataataaggtGTGGAAGTATTTGTATCCCTGGTATTTCTATTACATCATTTTAAATGAGCTTGAACAGgataacatatttatgttactaaataattttatattaaacaaAACAACATATGATGAACTAACAAAAGATGACAATATTGCATTTGTTCTTTTTATCTCCTTAttcaat
This region of Plasmodium chabaudi chabaudi strain AS genome assembly, chromosome: 13 genomic DNA includes:
- a CDS encoding calmodulin-like protein is translated as MDEKPYIPIIDKLNNEKNPNFYICGNGYIAPLDIKNLKKISNTEKKNLQRVFKMMDKDNTGKISACNLHDILHKYNYKISKSEVERMIWEFDENMDNCLDYDEIYFLYLRCVNDKKKQIPSDLYNIIQFFMFDYEMNGYITVEKTLQILYVRFGREKMDLEVQEIFGDKYEDKSGVEKQICLKEYLDNEKKRIRKYRNENHKKAGKT
- a CDS encoding 1-acyl-sn-glycerol-3-phosphate acyltransferase, putative, giving the protein MGIADIDRAREYDSGIVGILISVYISTVLVLLILLAFLFDVIALIVFFPILLFSRRFRLAIFGYSLKFFMRLVVSRINPFWNIKVLNNIKKGYNPSNAIVFSNHLSSLDAWVINYTWYKYNIKFICKGSLFKIPICGQLIALSDEIPIVFGKGRGGWEVTKESKEKAMRLAKEYTDMNYPLMVFPEGTRSNNGKLQLFKMGFFKFAIENNLEIVPCALHGSNHLWSLRSILFRRGTVYVSYGEPFRPTPGMTVPELAEKTRNIIFEMIKEFPDYNPYIDQLATEYSESREQGNI